The DNA sequence GTGACGCCCATCGGTGCCGAGCCCGCGGCGTGCTCGGGGAAGGACGCGGCGATGTCGGCGACCACCTCCGCCACCGCGCCGGGGGTCGACGGCCGGGGCGTGGCCGTCTTGAGCCGGTCGACGAGGAACGTCCCTCGCGTCAGGTCGACGGGCGCCCCTTTGATCCCGCTTCCGCCGATGTCGATGCCGATGCCCACCTCGGGCGTGCTGGGCGCCATGCTCATTTGCGTCCTTCCCGACCTTTCACCGGGCGCCTCGCGCGTGCGCCCGTACTCAATTGTGGCCCCTGGAGGGCGCTGCCGCGTGCCGTTCGGGCCGGCGGCGGCCCGCTGGCGGCGCGATTACGCCGCGCGGCCCGCAGGCCGCTAACGTGGGCGACTGCCCGCCCCAGTTGAACCGACCGTGAAGAGACGAGTACCTGTGACCGGCATCCATGGCCGCCGCGGCCCCTTCGGCGACGGCGATATCGTGCAGCTGACCGACCCCAAGGGCCGGATGCACACCATCACCCTGCGCGCCGGAGCGGTCTTCCACACCCACCGGGGCCGGCTGGACCACGACGAGCTCATCGGCAGCCCCGAGGGCAGCGTGGTGCGGTCGACCTCCAACACCGCCTACGTCGCGCTGCGGCCGCTGCTGGCCGACTTCACCCTGTCCATGAAGCGGGGCGCGACCATCGTCTACCCCAAGGACGCCGCGCAGATCGTCGCCCAGGCCGACATCTTCCCCGGCGCCCGCGTGGTCGAGGCCGGCGGCGGCTCGGGTGCGCTCACCTGCTGGCTGCTGCGCGCCGCGGGCGAGGAGGGGCTGGTCTCCTCCTACGAGCGCCGTGCCGACTTCGCCGAGATCGCCCGCACCAACGTGCAGCGGTTCTTCGGCCGTGAGCACCCGGCCTGGCGGCTGACGGTGGGGGATCTGGCGGAGGACATCGCCGACACCGAAGTCGACCGGGTGGTGCTGGACATGCTGGCCCCGTGGGAGTGCCTGCAGGCCGCCGCCGAGGCACTGGTACCCGGGGGCCTGGTCTGCGCCTACGTCGCCACCACCACCCAGATCTCGCGCGTGGTGGAGGAGCTGCGCGACCAGGGCTCCTTCTACGAGCCGCGCGCATTCGAGACGCTGGTGCGCGAATGGCACGTGGAAGGGCTCGCCGTGCGCCCGGATCATCGGATGATCGGGCATACAGGGTTCCTGGTGACCGCGCGGCGGCTGGCCGACGGCGCCGTGCCGCCCGAGCGCCGCCGGCGTCCCGCCAAGGGCGCCTACGGCCAGGACTGGCAGCGCGGGCAGGGCGGCGGCCGCGCCGCCGGCTCCGAGCGCGGGCAGGCCGGCGCCGCCGGCGCGGTGGACGAGGGCGCGGCACCGGGCCCGGAGGCCGGCGGGGACTGAGGTCACGTTCGCATTACACCGGCCTTGGCTTTACCAGGGTGACCTAGGTCTTCACAAGATCGAGAAGTGAGCGCTTAGACACTCGCCGCTGGCGGGAGGTTAGGAATAGTCCGTGGGTAGGTAGGGTTTCGAGTAGTCGTCCTTCTTATAGGGAGGTGGCGGACGTGGCCGATCGCGACGACGAGCGTCAGACCGAACGCGACCGTGAAGTCGCGGAACTCACCGCTCAGGTCTCCTATCTGGAGAAGGAGCTAAGCGTAGTCCGGCGCAAGCTCGCCGATTCCCCCCGCCACGTGCGGCTGCTCGAAGACCGGTTGCGTGAGGCGCAGGCCAACCTGGCCGCCGCGAACGGCAAGAACGAGCGCCTCGTGGCGACCCTGAAGGAGGCGCGCGACCAGATCACGGCCTTGAAGGAGGAGGTCGACCGGCTGTCGCAGCCTCCGTCGGGATTCGGTGTATTTCTGGAGGCCCGTGAAGACGAGACCGTAGAGATCTTCACCAACGGCCGCAAGATGCGGGTGAACGTCAGTCCCTCGGTGGATACCGAGGAGCTGCGGCCCGGCCAGGAGGTCATGCTCAACGAGGCCTTCAACGTGGTGGAGGTCCAGTCCTTCGAGACCATCGGCGAGGTCGTGCTCCTCAAGGAGTTCCTCGAAGGCAACGACCGCGCCCTGGTGATCAGCAACCACGACGAGGAGAAGATCGTCCGCCTCGCGGAGCCGCTGCGCGACCAGCCGGTGCGCCCGGGCGACTCGCTGCTGCTGGAACCGCGCTCGGGCTACATCTACGAGCGCATTCCCAAGTCCGAGGTCGAGGAGCTCATCCTCGAAGAGGTCCCCGACATCGCCTACACCGACATCGGCGGCCTCGGCGGGCAGATCGAGATGATCCGCGACGCGGTCGAACTCCCCTACCTGCACAAGGACCTCTTCTACGAGCACCAGTTGCGCCCGCCCAAGGGCGTGCTGCTCTACGGCCCGCCCGGGTGCGGCAAGACCCTCATCGCCAAGGCGGTGGCGAACTCGCTGGCCAAGCAGGTCTCGGAGAAGACCGGGCGCGACGTCGGCAAGAGCTTCTTCCTGAACATCAAGGGCCCGGAGCTGCTGAACAAGTACGTCGGCGAGACCGAGCGGCACATCCGCCTGGTCTTCCAGCGGGCGCGTGAGAAGGCCAGCGAGGGGTCGCCGGTCATCGTGTTCTTCGACGAGATGGACTCCATCTTCCGCACCCGCGGTTCCGGGGTCTCCAGCGACGTCGAGAACACCATCGTTCCCCAGCTCCTCAGCGAGATCGACGGCGTCGAGGGCCTGGAGAACGTGATCGTGATCGGCGCCTCCAACCGCGAGGACATGATCGACCCGGCGATCCTGCGTCCCGGCCGACTCGACGTCAAGATCAAGATCGAGCGCCCCGACGCCGAGGCCGCCCGCGACATCTTCTCCAAGTACATCACCGACGAACTCCCGCTCAACGGCGAGGACCTGGCCGAGCACGGCGAGTCCTCCACCGCCACGGTCGACGCCATGATCCAGCGTGTGGTCGAGCGGATGTACGCCGAGAGCGAAGAGAACCGGTTCTTGGAGGTCACTTACGCCAACGGCGACAAGGACGTCCTCTACTTCAAGGACTTCAACTCCGGTGCGATGATCCAGAACATCGTCGACCGCGCCAAGAAGATGGCGATCAAGGACTACATCGACGACGGCGTGCGCGGTATCCGGGTCTCGCACCTGATGCAGGCCTGCGTCGACGAGTTCAGCGAGAACGAGGACCTGCCCAACACCACCAACCCCGACGACTGGGCGCGGATCTCCGGCAAGAAGGGCGAGCGGATCGTCTACATCCGCACCCTGGTCTCGGGCAAGAAGGGTGCCGACTCCGGCCGCTCCATCGACACGGTGGCCAACACCGGCCAGTACCTCTGACCGGTACGCGAACCGACAGGCCGCCCGCGCGGGCGGCCCCGGCGGCCGGTCCCCGCGCGGGGACCGGCCGTTTCGCGTTGCGGCCTCCGCGCGTGCCGCCGGCGCCGCCGGTGCGCGGATTTCCTCAGGCTCCTCCGCCGGCGTGCGGATCCCGTTCACAGGCGGACTTTCCGGGTGTCGGCGCCCTGTACTGAAAGGACGGAAATCGGTGACTGTCGAACCACAATTCGCCGCGGCGAGTTCAAGACCCCCCGACGATGGATAACCTTCCACCATGAGTGTGCAGCGGATTATGGGCATCGAGACCGAGTACGGGATCTCCGTGCCCGGGAACCCCGGTGCCAACGCGATGGTGACCTCCACGCAGGTGGTCAACGCCTATCTCGCGGCCTCGGCCGCCAGGGCGCGCAAGGCCCGCTGGGACTTCGAGGAGGAGAACCCGCTCCGCGACGCGCGCGGCTTCGACCTCGCCCGCGAGGTCGCCGATCCCACCCAGCTCACCGACGAGGACCTGGGGCTGGCCAACGTCATCCTGACCAACGGCGCCCGCCTCTACGTCGACCACGCCCACCCCGAGTACTCCGCGCCGGAGGTCACCAACCCCCGCGACGCCGTGCTCTGGGACAAGGCCGGCGAGCGCGTGATGGCCGACGCCTGCCACCGCGCCGGGTCCATCCCCGGCGTCGAGCCCATCCAGCTCTACAAGAACAACACCGACAACAAGGGCGCCTCCTACGGCTGCCACGAGAACTACCTGATGCGCCGCTCCACGCCGTTCGGCGACATCGTCCGCCACCTCATCCCGTTCTTCGTCTCGCGCCAGGTGGTGTGCGGCTCCGGTCGCGTGGGCATCGGCCCCGACGGGCGCGACAGCGGTTTCCAGATCAGCCAGCGCGCCGACTTCTTCGAGGTCGAGGTGGGCCTGGAGACCACCCTCAAACGCCCCATCATCAACACCCGCGACGAGCCCCACGCCGACCCGGACAAGTACCGGCGGCTGCACGTCATCGTCGGCGACGCCAACATGAGCGAGATCTCGACCTACCTCAAGCTCGGCACCACCGCCATCGTGCTGGCCATGGTCGAGGACGGGTTCCTCAACGTGGACCTGTCGCTGGAGACCCCGGTGGCCGACCTGCGGGCGTTCTCCCACGACCCCTCGCTCACCCACGCCGCCCGGTTGCGCGACGGCCGCCGGATGACCGCGGTGGAGCTGCAGCGCCAGTACCTGGAGCTGGCCCGCAAGTACGTCCAGGACCGGTTCGGGCCCGACGTCGACGCGGACACCGCCGACATCCTGGACCGCTGGGAGTCCACGCTGGACCGCTTGGCCGCCGACCCCATGCAGCTTTCGGAGGAGCTGGACTGGGTGGCCAAGCTCAAGCTGCTGGAGAGCTACCGCAGCCGCGACAGCATCGACTGGGGCCACCACCGCCTTCAGCTCGTCGACCTGCAGTACTCCGACGTGCGCCCCGACAAGGGCCTGTACAACCGGCTGGTGGCCCGCGGGCGCATGCAGCGGCTGCTGTCGGAGGAGGAGGTCGAGCGCTCGATCACCGAGCCGCCCGAGGACACCCGGGCCTACTTCCGCGGGCGCTGCCTGGCCAAGTACGCCGACTCGGTGGCCGCGGCGTCCTGGGACTCGGTCATCTTCGACCTGCCCGGCCACGACTCCCTGCAGCGCGTGCCCACTCTGGAGCCGCTGCGCGGCACCCGCGAGCATGTGGGCGCGCTGCTGGACCGCTCGGCCACCGCCGCCGACCTGGTGTCGGTCCTGACGGGGGACCGCCGCTGAGCGCCGGGCGCGGTGCGCCCTTCCCGCCGCGCCGCGGCGGGAGGGGAATCCCCGCCCGGCGGCCCGCGTTCGTCCGGATGAAGGGCGACCGCCGGGGCCGCCCCGAATAACGCGCAGACAACGGGCGCCGTGATCAAGGTTGAGGTGCCCGTGCTTGGGCCAAGATAAGGGCGAGAGCTCCACTGAGGAGGTTGCATCCATGGCGACGAAGGACACCGGCGGTCAGAAGCACGGCAACCGCCGCGACGAGGATGTCGACGAGACCGAGACCGAGACCGAGGCCGCTACCGAGGCGCAGGAGCGCAACGAGAAGCTGGACGAGGACGTCGACGACATCCTCGACGAGATCGACGAGGTCTTGGAGAGCAACAGCGAGGACTTCGTGCGGCAGTTCGTGCAGAAGGGCGGTCAGTGATCCCGCGACCGGGCCGCGCCGCCCGGGCGCACCGATCTCGGGCGCGGGCCCGCGGGCCCGCGCCCGAGAACTCTCTCGGGCGCTGACCTCGGGCCTGCGGTCGGCCTGCACCCCGCGCCCGCGCGGGCGGGCCGGTTCGCTCTCAGCGGAGCCCCGGCACTGTGGTGCACCGCCCCGCCACGGCGGTCACTAGGGTCGTCGGTACCAGCCAACAGAACAACCTCTACGCGTCCCGCCCGCCCCCAACCGGGCGGGACGCCCACTGAAGGGAGTCGAGTGTCCGAAGCGTTCGACGGCGGCGGACAGCTACCAGCCGCGTTCATGAATCCGGGAACCTCCTCATTCTCCGAGTTCCTCGGCGCGGTCGCTCCCGACCTGCTGCCGACCGGCCGGGACCTCCCGCAGGGGGCGACCGCATCGCATTTGACCCCCGAGGCCACCACGATCGTCGCGTTGACGTTCCCCGACGGCGTGGTCCTGGCGGGTGACCGCCGGGCCACCTCCGGCAACGTCATCGCCAACCGCGACATGGACAAGCTCTACCGCACCGACGAGTTCTCGGCGATGGCCATCGCGGGGGCGGCGGGCATCGGCATCGAGCTGGCCAAGCTGTTCCAGGTGGAGCTGGAGCACTACGAGAAGATGGAGGGGCGTTCGCTCTCCCTGGTCGGCAAGGCCAACCGGCTGGCCACGATGATCCGCGGCAACCTGCCGATGGCTCTGCAGGGCTTCGTGGT is a window from the Streptomonospora litoralis genome containing:
- a CDS encoding tRNA (adenine-N1)-methyltransferase — its product is MTGIHGRRGPFGDGDIVQLTDPKGRMHTITLRAGAVFHTHRGRLDHDELIGSPEGSVVRSTSNTAYVALRPLLADFTLSMKRGATIVYPKDAAQIVAQADIFPGARVVEAGGGSGALTCWLLRAAGEEGLVSSYERRADFAEIARTNVQRFFGREHPAWRLTVGDLAEDIADTEVDRVVLDMLAPWECLQAAAEALVPGGLVCAYVATTTQISRVVEELRDQGSFYEPRAFETLVREWHVEGLAVRPDHRMIGHTGFLVTARRLADGAVPPERRRRPAKGAYGQDWQRGQGGGRAAGSERGQAGAAGAVDEGAAPGPEAGGD
- the arc gene encoding proteasome ATPase; amino-acid sequence: MADVADRDDERQTERDREVAELTAQVSYLEKELSVVRRKLADSPRHVRLLEDRLREAQANLAAANGKNERLVATLKEARDQITALKEEVDRLSQPPSGFGVFLEAREDETVEIFTNGRKMRVNVSPSVDTEELRPGQEVMLNEAFNVVEVQSFETIGEVVLLKEFLEGNDRALVISNHDEEKIVRLAEPLRDQPVRPGDSLLLEPRSGYIYERIPKSEVEELILEEVPDIAYTDIGGLGGQIEMIRDAVELPYLHKDLFYEHQLRPPKGVLLYGPPGCGKTLIAKAVANSLAKQVSEKTGRDVGKSFFLNIKGPELLNKYVGETERHIRLVFQRAREKASEGSPVIVFFDEMDSIFRTRGSGVSSDVENTIVPQLLSEIDGVEGLENVIVIGASNREDMIDPAILRPGRLDVKIKIERPDAEAARDIFSKYITDELPLNGEDLAEHGESSTATVDAMIQRVVERMYAESEENRFLEVTYANGDKDVLYFKDFNSGAMIQNIVDRAKKMAIKDYIDDGVRGIRVSHLMQACVDEFSENEDLPNTTNPDDWARISGKKGERIVYIRTLVSGKKGADSGRSIDTVANTGQYL
- the dop gene encoding depupylase/deamidase Dop, which translates into the protein MSVQRIMGIETEYGISVPGNPGANAMVTSTQVVNAYLAASAARARKARWDFEEENPLRDARGFDLAREVADPTQLTDEDLGLANVILTNGARLYVDHAHPEYSAPEVTNPRDAVLWDKAGERVMADACHRAGSIPGVEPIQLYKNNTDNKGASYGCHENYLMRRSTPFGDIVRHLIPFFVSRQVVCGSGRVGIGPDGRDSGFQISQRADFFEVEVGLETTLKRPIINTRDEPHADPDKYRRLHVIVGDANMSEISTYLKLGTTAIVLAMVEDGFLNVDLSLETPVADLRAFSHDPSLTHAARLRDGRRMTAVELQRQYLELARKYVQDRFGPDVDADTADILDRWESTLDRLAADPMQLSEELDWVAKLKLLESYRSRDSIDWGHHRLQLVDLQYSDVRPDKGLYNRLVARGRMQRLLSEEEVERSITEPPEDTRAYFRGRCLAKYADSVAAASWDSVIFDLPGHDSLQRVPTLEPLRGTREHVGALLDRSATAADLVSVLTGDRR
- a CDS encoding ubiquitin-like protein Pup; this translates as MATKDTGGQKHGNRRDEDVDETETETEAATEAQERNEKLDEDVDDILDEIDEVLESNSEDFVRQFVQKGGQ
- the prcB gene encoding proteasome subunit beta, which translates into the protein MSEAFDGGGQLPAAFMNPGTSSFSEFLGAVAPDLLPTGRDLPQGATASHLTPEATTIVALTFPDGVVLAGDRRATSGNVIANRDMDKLYRTDEFSAMAIAGAAGIGIELAKLFQVELEHYEKMEGRSLSLVGKANRLATMIRGNLPMALQGFVVLPLLVGYDQDRGQGRIFSYDPVGGRYEEHDFHSIGSGSVYARGALKKLFATDLGEEDAAVVAIQALYDAADDDSATGGPDLHRRIYPLVDVITSEGHRRMSEEDVARLATAVVEERAERPDGPRAPLR